One genomic window of Candidatus Pseudobacter hemicellulosilyticus includes the following:
- a CDS encoding DUF6443 domain-containing protein codes for MRIHLLPVTIVATGLLSLLCFHSSYAQSPLQLPVYSGATPLNYVRVWNAKGPVSDANSLMNAGLLQVQQSTQYFDGLGRPLQTVVRKGSISTAGTAGSPADTANAFDLVTPVLYDEFGRQQYTFLSFAANTTGGNNAVSDGKFKVNPFEQQQTFLNNQYVDQGTDATYGYSQTVFEASPLNRVMEGFTPGTNWAGTATQTDEDNRHSTKQKYWVNTTADEVRIWEVTDAETGNWGSYSSTQVYPAGTLYKNVTLNENNKQVIEYKDKKGQIILKKAQLTAIVDAGGGSGHNGWLCNYFIYDDLGNIRCVIQPEGVSTMVNSNNWTLTTTLLNEQCFRYEYDGRLRQIIKKVPGAAEIFMVYDQRDRLVFMQDGILRTQNKWHTKLYDVLNRPVITGLISYSGSWAALQQIATQLTIVTEPGSEPTPNLPADLVLNGLTGSGTYLALNSILLEPDFENVDGAEILLELATDNGGTVGLPETSIDGVLVNYSPLPPNSLLDILTVSYYDNYEWANALNTSLKSFSSANANPYLHAASNSTFPYPQAVEASAATQGLVTGTKVKVLGSSPAQYLFALQHYDNEGRLIQTRSSNITGEIDVLTTQFSWGGLPVVTVQEHTKGNPNLHSATIVTQFSYDALNRLTKLEKKAGSSLVNNSVLPAAWATIVQNSYDAQGQTQIIKHGSKPGEQSTALISLDHTYNIRSWLTAINKDYLKGIQTTDRYFGMELGYDKNGFEGTYSPQFNGNISGMIWKNEGDQQKRKYDFSYDAVNRLTGALFGQYAGGAGTEAQYNTAAGVNFSVSNLQYDGNGNILSMRQMGLKGISSTLVDDLSYTYYEGTNRLKNVVDASNDAQTKLGDFRSSQLYLSELGGTKTIAAVDYSYDVAGNLVKDMNKDIDQADANGIEYNHLNLPTTIHVKNKGTIEYSYTATGVKLKKTVTDQNSSPAIITTTLYLNGIEYRNDTLVQISHEEGRIRFAPARESSCGPADARLVYDYYVKDHLGNVRMLLTEEESQDCYPAATVEPARVAAEKQLYNIVDSRIVARNSTGATETSLEEKVYRTHGGVSGEKTGLEMVLKVMSGDKVFIRGESFYNLTNGNSGSTLPMALADLLASFVGSSPVLGKGVTAGQISSLNNNAAQLGNFLNQNNPGSTTAKAAINWILLDEQFNYVAADLDAVQTGGGYKNHTKFINNPVNVSRSGYLYIYVSNESNLQVYFDNLQVTHNKSPILETTDYYPFGLTMAGISSKAAGGIENRKKFNGIEQTTELDLNQYDAFYRTMDPQTGRWWQIDPKPESALLLSPYVSMNNNPISLTDPLGDIIEYERERNKNDKKLDVSRRELRQFRRDIRDMRRNSASFNKMYKDMQRSSQKFVYKASSTQEGGNTAKPWDPDQNGVTTIKVNVRMSQNKVIQTTAHETGHGWRIAQGLDVQPEYQSLPSMPGIQGTDKDMAAYNRKRDWVVGENNIVRTEARKKGELGAMHISNIVMSELERSGNRKYENPIMETTYFGPAAVPAKSLFNNPTYEITQKDYINISPLTYYNQTIDIHHEHGVKPIQ; via the coding sequence ATGCGCATACATCTTCTTCCTGTAACAATAGTCGCCACCGGATTGCTCAGCCTGTTATGCTTCCATAGCAGCTATGCCCAATCTCCCCTTCAACTGCCGGTATACTCCGGCGCTACACCACTTAACTATGTCCGTGTCTGGAATGCCAAAGGTCCTGTATCGGATGCCAACAGCCTGATGAATGCTGGACTGCTGCAGGTACAGCAGTCTACCCAGTATTTTGATGGCCTGGGGCGCCCTTTGCAAACAGTGGTCCGGAAAGGATCTATATCAACGGCAGGTACAGCGGGCTCGCCTGCCGATACAGCCAATGCGTTTGACCTGGTAACACCTGTATTGTATGATGAGTTTGGCCGGCAACAGTATACATTTTTGTCTTTTGCGGCCAATACTACTGGTGGCAATAATGCTGTATCAGATGGTAAGTTTAAGGTGAATCCCTTTGAACAACAGCAGACTTTTTTGAACAACCAGTATGTTGACCAGGGTACGGACGCAACTTACGGATATAGCCAGACAGTGTTTGAGGCATCCCCGCTGAACCGGGTAATGGAGGGGTTTACACCGGGTACTAACTGGGCAGGAACCGCCACCCAGACCGATGAGGACAATCGTCATAGCACCAAACAGAAATATTGGGTAAATACAACAGCAGATGAAGTGCGTATCTGGGAAGTAACTGACGCAGAGACAGGGAACTGGGGCAGCTATAGCTCAACGCAGGTATATCCTGCAGGAACGCTATACAAAAATGTAACGCTTAATGAAAACAATAAACAGGTCATTGAGTATAAAGACAAGAAAGGGCAGATCATTTTAAAGAAGGCACAGTTAACTGCCATTGTTGATGCAGGAGGTGGCAGCGGGCACAACGGCTGGTTATGCAACTATTTCATTTACGATGACCTGGGCAACATTCGCTGCGTGATACAGCCTGAGGGAGTCAGCACCATGGTCAACAGCAATAACTGGACCTTAACCACAACCCTTCTGAATGAACAATGTTTCCGATATGAATATGACGGCCGGCTCAGGCAGATCATTAAAAAAGTTCCCGGCGCAGCAGAAATCTTTATGGTCTATGACCAGCGGGATCGCCTGGTTTTTATGCAGGACGGAATTCTCCGAACTCAGAATAAGTGGCATACTAAATTATATGATGTGCTGAACCGACCGGTTATCACCGGCCTTATCAGCTATAGTGGCAGTTGGGCAGCTTTGCAGCAAATAGCAACTCAGCTGACCATTGTAACAGAGCCGGGATCGGAGCCAACACCCAACCTGCCTGCTGATCTGGTGCTTAATGGACTTACAGGCAGCGGAACTTACCTGGCCCTGAACAGCATTTTACTGGAGCCTGACTTTGAAAATGTAGATGGCGCTGAGATATTACTGGAGCTGGCTACAGATAACGGCGGTACAGTTGGGCTACCGGAAACAAGCATTGATGGAGTGCTGGTAAACTATTCTCCCTTGCCACCAAATTCTCTGCTGGACATCCTGACCGTTTCCTACTATGACAACTATGAGTGGGCCAATGCATTGAACACCTCGCTAAAATCCTTCAGTTCCGCCAATGCCAATCCTTATCTGCATGCAGCCAGCAATAGCACTTTTCCATACCCACAGGCAGTGGAGGCTTCTGCAGCCACTCAGGGACTGGTAACAGGTACAAAAGTGAAAGTATTGGGTTCATCGCCAGCACAATACCTGTTTGCCCTCCAACACTATGATAATGAAGGAAGGCTTATCCAGACCAGGAGCAGTAATATTACGGGAGAGATCGATGTGCTAACTACTCAATTCAGCTGGGGAGGACTTCCAGTAGTAACTGTACAGGAGCACACAAAAGGTAATCCGAACCTCCACTCGGCCACAATAGTAACCCAATTCAGCTATGACGCACTGAACCGGTTGACGAAGCTGGAAAAGAAAGCCGGCAGCAGCCTGGTGAATAATAGCGTTCTCCCTGCTGCCTGGGCAACAATTGTTCAAAATTCGTACGATGCACAGGGACAAACACAGATCATTAAACATGGTAGCAAACCTGGCGAACAGTCCACTGCGCTGATCAGCCTGGATCATACCTATAATATCCGTAGCTGGCTCACCGCCATCAACAAAGACTACCTAAAAGGTATTCAAACAACAGACCGTTATTTTGGGATGGAACTGGGATATGACAAGAATGGCTTTGAAGGGACTTATAGCCCCCAATTCAATGGCAATATCAGTGGCATGATATGGAAGAATGAAGGAGATCAGCAAAAAAGGAAATACGACTTTAGCTATGATGCTGTCAACAGACTGACAGGCGCACTGTTTGGGCAGTATGCTGGTGGTGCAGGGACTGAGGCGCAATACAATACGGCTGCCGGAGTCAACTTCAGTGTCAGCAATCTACAGTATGATGGCAATGGCAATATCCTGAGTATGCGGCAAATGGGACTAAAAGGCATTTCCAGCACGCTTGTGGATGACCTGAGCTATACTTATTACGAAGGAACAAACCGCTTAAAAAATGTAGTGGATGCAAGCAATGATGCTCAAACAAAGCTGGGCGACTTCCGTTCTTCTCAACTCTACCTCTCTGAATTGGGTGGCACCAAGACCATAGCTGCTGTTGATTACAGCTATGATGTGGCTGGTAATTTGGTCAAAGACATGAATAAAGATATTGACCAGGCCGATGCTAACGGGATTGAATACAACCATCTTAATCTGCCAACAACAATCCATGTAAAGAATAAAGGCACCATAGAATATTCATACACCGCTACCGGTGTCAAGCTGAAAAAAACTGTGACAGATCAGAACAGCTCCCCCGCGATAATCACTACCACTTTATACCTGAATGGGATTGAATACCGCAATGATACCCTGGTGCAGATCAGTCACGAAGAGGGACGTATACGGTTTGCCCCTGCCAGGGAAAGCAGCTGCGGTCCCGCTGACGCCAGACTGGTATATGATTATTATGTCAAGGATCACCTGGGTAATGTGCGGATGCTGCTGACAGAGGAAGAAAGCCAGGACTGTTATCCTGCAGCTACAGTAGAGCCGGCAAGGGTAGCTGCAGAAAAGCAGCTATATAACATTGTGGATAGCCGGATAGTAGCCAGGAACAGTACAGGAGCTACAGAAACCAGCCTGGAAGAAAAGGTATACCGCACCCATGGAGGAGTAAGTGGCGAGAAAACAGGCCTGGAAATGGTGCTGAAGGTCATGAGTGGTGACAAGGTGTTCATCCGAGGCGAATCCTTTTATAATCTTACCAATGGCAATTCGGGCTCCACTCTCCCCATGGCATTGGCTGACCTGCTGGCCAGCTTTGTGGGCAGCAGCCCGGTGTTGGGTAAAGGCGTAACAGCCGGCCAGATCAGCAGTCTCAACAACAATGCGGCCCAACTGGGCAATTTCCTGAATCAGAACAACCCCGGAAGCACTACGGCCAAAGCAGCCATAAACTGGATCCTGCTGGACGAGCAGTTCAATTATGTTGCGGCCGACCTGGATGCAGTGCAAACTGGCGGAGGTTACAAGAACCACACAAAGTTTATTAACAATCCGGTGAATGTGAGCAGAAGTGGATATTTGTATATTTATGTAAGCAATGAGAGTAATCTGCAGGTATACTTTGATAATTTACAGGTTACACACAACAAAAGCCCTATTCTGGAAACTACAGATTACTACCCGTTTGGATTGACAATGGCTGGTATATCCTCCAAAGCAGCAGGAGGGATAGAAAATAGAAAGAAATTTAATGGGATAGAACAAACCACAGAACTGGACCTTAATCAATATGATGCATTCTACCGCACTATGGATCCACAAACCGGCCGATGGTGGCAGATAGACCCTAAACCTGAATCAGCATTGCTTCTTAGTCCGTACGTTTCTATGAACAATAACCCAATATCCTTGACAGATCCTCTTGGGGACATAATAGAATACGAGAGAGAGAGAAATAAAAATGATAAAAAACTCGACGTTTCCCGAAGAGAATTGCGCCAGTTCAGGCGTGACATCAGGGATATGAGAAGAAATTCTGCTTCTTTTAACAAGATGTATAAAGACATGCAGCGATCCAGCCAGAAATTTGTATATAAGGCTTCTTCAACTCAGGAAGGTGGCAACACTGCTAAACCCTGGGACCCTGATCAGAATGGCGTTACAACCATAAAAGTCAATGTAAGAATGTCACAAAACAAGGTGATTCAAACAACTGCACATGAAACCGGACATGGATGGCGAATAGCACAAGGGTTAGATGTACAGCCGGAATATCAATCCTTGCCATCAATGCCTGGAATTCAGGGCACCGATAAAGATATGGCGGCATATAACAGGAAAAGAGATTGGGTTGTGGGAGAAAATAACATAGTAAGGACCGAGGCAAGAAAGAAAGGTGAGCTTGGAGCTATGCACATTTCTAATATAGTAATGTCGGAATTAGAAAGAAGTGGAAACCGTAAGTATGAAAACCCAATAATGGAAACCACCTATTTTGGCCCAGCAGCTGTGCCAGCCAAAAGTCTATTTAACAATCCGACCTATGAAATAACCCAAAAAGACTATATAAACATATCACCGCTCACTTATTACAATCAGACCATAGACATTCATCACGAGCACGGAGTAAAACCAATTCAATAA
- the fucP gene encoding L-fucose:H+ symporter permease: MNATPKFLEKRYLTVFLFVVSLFMLWGIAITMGDVLNKHFQNELNVSKSQSGLVQFSIFGAYAIMGIPAGLFMKRFGYKNGVLLGLLLYATGAFLFVPASYENSFSFFRFALFILACGLSTLETVAHPFVAALGDQRTSDQRINFAQSFNGLGAVIGPIIGSYFLLRTGQSAAIAGDEMASVRQLYIVIGSVIFLIALSFAFVKVPDLKDPHASEAHELLSANPGVAVTVKPLIQQSHFVWAVVAQFFNVAAQGGTWAYFINYGHEKLGLTDERAGYYFALSMALMTAGRFLGTYLMRFIAPNKCLAGAGVGSILMCILVAQNFGWPSFIALMFLNFFFSIMFPTIFSLGLKNLGPKTQQASSFLTMGVVGGAVFPPIMGLVANKDVASAYYLPIICYAVIFMYGWKLSKVRK, encoded by the coding sequence ATGAATGCTACACCCAAATTCCTTGAAAAAAGGTACCTGACGGTCTTCCTGTTCGTAGTCTCGCTCTTTATGCTCTGGGGTATCGCCATTACCATGGGCGATGTGCTCAACAAACATTTTCAGAATGAACTGAACGTTTCCAAATCGCAGTCGGGCCTGGTGCAGTTCTCCATCTTTGGCGCCTATGCCATTATGGGTATTCCTGCCGGGCTGTTCATGAAACGTTTTGGCTATAAGAACGGCGTATTGCTGGGACTGCTGCTCTATGCCACCGGCGCTTTCCTGTTTGTGCCGGCCTCTTACGAAAACTCCTTTAGCTTTTTCCGCTTTGCACTGTTCATCCTGGCCTGCGGCCTCTCTACCCTGGAAACCGTAGCACATCCCTTTGTGGCGGCGCTGGGGGATCAGCGCACCAGCGACCAGCGCATCAATTTTGCGCAATCCTTCAACGGGCTGGGTGCGGTGATAGGGCCCATCATCGGCAGTTATTTCCTGTTACGCACGGGGCAGTCCGCTGCAATTGCAGGAGATGAGATGGCTTCTGTCCGGCAATTGTATATCGTGATCGGATCGGTCATCTTCCTGATCGCATTGTCTTTTGCCTTTGTGAAAGTGCCGGACCTGAAAGATCCGCATGCATCAGAAGCGCATGAACTGCTATCTGCCAATCCTGGAGTTGCCGTGACAGTGAAACCCCTGATACAGCAATCACATTTTGTCTGGGCCGTGGTAGCGCAGTTCTTCAATGTGGCGGCACAGGGCGGCACCTGGGCATACTTTATCAATTATGGCCATGAAAAATTAGGGCTGACCGATGAGCGTGCCGGCTATTATTTTGCGCTGAGCATGGCGCTGATGACGGCTGGCAGGTTCCTTGGCACCTACCTGATGCGCTTTATTGCGCCCAATAAATGCCTGGCCGGTGCTGGGGTGGGCAGTATCCTGATGTGTATCCTGGTAGCCCAGAATTTCGGCTGGCCTTCCTTCATAGCGCTGATGTTCCTGAACTTCTTCTTCAGCATTATGTTCCCGACCATTTTCAGCCTGGGGCTGAAGAACCTGGGGCCCAAAACGCAGCAGGCTTCTTCCTTCCTGACCATGGGTGTGGTAGGCGGCGCGGTATTTCCGCCGATTATGGGTTTAGTAGCCAATAAAGATGTGGCTTCAGCCTATTACCTGCCTATTATCTGTTATGCCGTGATCTTTATGTATGGGTGGAAGCTGTCGAAGGTGAGGAAATAA